In Thauera aromatica K172, one DNA window encodes the following:
- the lnt gene encoding apolipoprotein N-acyltransferase — protein sequence MRRPALVALLAGGGAVFAFAPFGLFPLALPSLALLAALLGRAGGAADGFRLGFCWGFGAFGAGVSWLYVALERYGGMPAPLAALAIALFCAYLALYPALAGAAFVHLRGLGGRRAVPERAGALGSAALFGALWLLAEWLRGVLFTGFPWLAIGYSQTPPSPLAGFLPLIGVYGVGGLLAFAGALLAFADWRRPARAGGAVAVLGAILLVGSGLLGRGWTTPAGAPVEVALVQTRFEQSMKWDPERFAEVLRVNLELVRAAFAGAPPPTIVVLPETTLPTLVDHLPEGYLALLERFAGEAGGQLVLGVFHRDEAGRIFNAAMSLGGGEPQHYAKRHLVPFGEYSPPLFGWFYRLASIPMSDQTRGAPAQPPMRLDGQQVALNICYEDLFGAELIRALPAATLMLNLSNLAWYGDSLAQPQHLQIARVRALETGRPMLRSTNTGMTAVVLPDGSVAAVLPGFERGVLRATVQGYAGQTPYARWGDRVALGLALLTVLGMALRLVRNRARPLAEGGGFPPVC from the coding sequence ATGCGGCGCCCGGCCCTTGTCGCGCTGCTCGCCGGAGGGGGGGCGGTGTTCGCCTTCGCCCCGTTCGGCCTGTTCCCGCTCGCGCTGCCCAGTCTGGCGCTGCTCGCCGCCCTGCTCGGGCGCGCCGGGGGCGCGGCCGACGGCTTTCGCCTCGGCTTCTGCTGGGGGTTCGGTGCCTTTGGCGCCGGCGTGTCCTGGCTGTATGTCGCGCTCGAACGCTACGGCGGCATGCCGGCGCCGCTCGCCGCGCTCGCGATCGCGCTGTTCTGCGCCTATCTCGCGCTTTATCCGGCGCTGGCCGGCGCCGCCTTCGTCCATCTGCGCGGCTTGGGCGGGCGCCGCGCGGTGCCGGAGCGGGCGGGGGCACTGGGGTCGGCGGCGCTGTTCGGTGCCCTGTGGCTGCTCGCCGAATGGCTGCGCGGCGTATTGTTTACCGGCTTCCCGTGGCTGGCGATCGGCTATTCGCAGACGCCGCCCAGTCCGCTCGCCGGTTTCCTGCCGCTGATCGGAGTGTATGGCGTGGGCGGCCTGCTCGCCTTCGCTGGCGCCTTGCTCGCCTTCGCCGACTGGCGCCGCCCGGCCCGTGCCGGTGGCGCGGTGGCGGTGCTGGGCGCCATCCTGCTCGTCGGCAGCGGGCTGCTCGGGCGCGGATGGACGACACCGGCCGGAGCGCCGGTCGAGGTCGCGCTGGTGCAGACCCGCTTCGAGCAAAGCATGAAGTGGGACCCCGAGCGCTTCGCCGAAGTCCTGCGGGTCAATCTGGAACTGGTGCGCGCCGCCTTCGCCGGTGCGCCCCCCCCCACCATCGTCGTGCTCCCTGAAACCACCCTGCCGACGCTCGTCGACCACCTGCCCGAAGGCTATCTCGCGCTCCTCGAACGCTTTGCCGGCGAGGCCGGTGGCCAGCTCGTGCTCGGCGTATTCCATCGCGACGAGGCGGGGCGGATCTTCAACGCCGCCATGAGCCTGGGCGGGGGCGAGCCCCAGCACTATGCCAAACGGCATCTGGTGCCGTTCGGCGAGTATTCGCCGCCGCTGTTCGGCTGGTTCTACCGCCTCGCCAGCATTCCGATGTCCGACCAGACCCGGGGCGCGCCCGCGCAGCCGCCGATGCGGCTCGACGGCCAGCAGGTAGCGCTCAACATCTGCTACGAGGATTTGTTCGGCGCCGAGTTGATCCGCGCGCTGCCGGCCGCGACGCTGATGCTCAACCTCTCCAACCTCGCCTGGTACGGCGACTCGCTCGCCCAGCCCCAGCACCTGCAGATCGCGCGCGTGCGCGCGCTGGAGACCGGACGGCCGATGCTGCGTTCGACCAACACCGGGATGACCGCAGTCGTCCTTCCCGACGGTAGTGTCGCCGCGGTGCTGCCCGGGTTCGAGCGCGGCGTGCTGCGTGCGACGGTGCAGGGCTACGCGGGACAGACGCCTTATGCGCGCTGGGGGGATCGGGTGGCGCTGGGCCTTGCCTTGCTGACGGTGCTGGGAATGGCGTTGCGCCTCGTCCGCAACCGCGCCCGGCCGCTGGCGGAAGGCGGCGGCTTTCCTCCGGTGTGTTGA
- the glyQ gene encoding glycine--tRNA ligase subunit alpha: MTTHSRPVNPTFQQVILTLQQFWGERGCVLLQPYDLEVGAGTSHTATFLRAIGPEPWNAAYVQPSRRPKDGRYGENPNRLQHYYQFQVVLKPSPLDIQELYLDSLRALGIDTGAHDIRFVEDDWENPTLGAWGLGWEVWLDGMEVTQFTYFQQVGGLDCRPVLGEITYGIERLAMYLQGVENVYDLVWSVGPDGRAVTYGDVYHQNEVEQSTFNFEHSNVDFLFSLFTSYESEAKRIMELGLALPAYEMVLKAAHTFNLLDARGAISVTERAAYIGRIRNLSRAVAQAYFESREALGFPMLNATKEAA, encoded by the coding sequence ATGACCACCCACTCCCGACCCGTCAATCCGACCTTCCAGCAAGTCATCCTCACCCTCCAGCAGTTCTGGGGCGAGCGCGGTTGCGTGCTGCTGCAGCCCTACGACCTCGAAGTGGGGGCGGGCACCAGTCACACCGCCACGTTCCTGCGCGCGATCGGCCCCGAGCCGTGGAACGCGGCCTACGTCCAGCCTTCGCGCCGGCCCAAGGACGGCCGCTACGGTGAAAACCCGAACCGCCTGCAGCACTACTACCAGTTCCAGGTGGTGCTCAAGCCCTCGCCGCTGGACATCCAGGAACTCTACCTCGATTCGCTGCGCGCGCTCGGCATCGATACCGGCGCCCATGACATCCGCTTTGTCGAGGACGACTGGGAAAACCCCACCCTGGGCGCTTGGGGGCTGGGCTGGGAAGTGTGGCTGGACGGCATGGAAGTCACCCAGTTCACCTACTTCCAGCAGGTTGGCGGGCTCGACTGCAGGCCGGTGCTGGGCGAGATCACCTACGGCATCGAACGCCTGGCGATGTATCTGCAGGGCGTGGAAAACGTCTACGACCTGGTGTGGTCGGTCGGCCCCGACGGGCGCGCGGTCACCTACGGCGATGTCTATCACCAGAATGAGGTCGAGCAGTCGACGTTCAACTTCGAGCATTCCAACGTCGACTTCCTGTTCTCGCTGTTCACCAGTTACGAATCCGAGGCGAAGCGCATCATGGAGCTCGGCCTCGCCCTGCCGGCTTACGAGATGGTGCTGAAGGCCGCCCATACCTTCAACCTGCTCGATGCCCGTGGCGCCATCTCGGTGACCGAGCGCGCCGCCTACATCGGCCGCATCCGCAACCTGTCGCGTGCCGTCGCCCAGGCTTATTTCGAATCCCGCGAAGCCCTCGGCTTCCCGATGCTGAACGCCACCAAGGAGGCCGCGTGA
- the glyS gene encoding glycine--tRNA ligase subunit beta, with product MTGATATLLVELLTEELPPKALPRLGETFAAKIADGLKAKGLAAADAAFRAYASPRRLAVTVAGVAAQGTAKEVTEKLMPVAVALDADGRPTPALRKKMEAKGIAADAVAGFERRIDGKAEALFHTAVVPGAKLAEVLSAIVHDAVKALPIPKVMRWGDGDATFVRPVHKLTFLHGADVVPGRVLDLDAGRTTRGHRFMSRGDIDIATADAYEPTLLAEGKVIPCFAERRADIERQLLAEAARQGARLGATKEDYADLLDEVAALVEHPTVYVGQFEAEFLAVPQECLILTMRANQKYFPLFDDAGTLLNRFLIVSNMRVADPSNIVSGNARVVRPRLSDARFFFEQDKKQKLEARLPRLAPVVYHNKLGSQLERVGRLEVLAGAIAAQLHGDVAAAKRAARLAKADLVTDMVGEFPELQGIMGRYYALADGEGQVVADAIQGHYQPRFAGDALPAGNVAAAVALADKLDALVGFFGIGLLPTGDKDPFALRRAALGVLRILIETPLPLELPKLIETAAAGFKPGLLGAEGFAAQLQDFMLERLKNLLRETGRDGAVVDAVLALEPARIDLVPAKLAAVEAFRALPEAEALAAANKRIVNILKKAAAAPGEPDIALLQEEAEKALFHQLVEVAPLVDSHVANEDYTDALCVLAGLRTAVDRFFEDVMVMAEEPLTRHNRLALLARLAGLMNQVADISRLSA from the coding sequence ATGACCGGCGCGACCGCAACGCTCCTCGTCGAGCTGCTCACCGAAGAACTGCCGCCGAAGGCCTTGCCGCGCCTGGGCGAGACCTTTGCCGCGAAGATCGCCGACGGCCTGAAGGCGAAAGGCCTCGCCGCCGCCGATGCGGCGTTCCGTGCCTACGCCAGCCCGCGCCGGCTGGCGGTGACGGTGGCCGGCGTCGCCGCCCAAGGGACGGCGAAGGAAGTCACCGAGAAGCTGATGCCGGTGGCAGTGGCGCTCGATGCCGACGGCCGGCCGACCCCCGCGCTGCGCAAGAAGATGGAGGCCAAGGGCATCGCCGCCGATGCCGTGGCCGGCTTCGAGCGCCGCATCGACGGCAAGGCCGAGGCCTTGTTCCACACCGCGGTCGTGCCCGGGGCAAAACTCGCCGAAGTGCTGTCGGCCATCGTCCACGATGCGGTGAAGGCGCTGCCGATCCCGAAGGTGATGCGCTGGGGCGACGGCGACGCCACCTTCGTGCGCCCGGTGCACAAACTCACCTTCCTGCACGGCGCCGACGTCGTGCCGGGCCGCGTGCTCGACCTGGATGCGGGGCGCACGACCCGCGGCCACCGTTTCATGAGCCGCGGCGACATCGACATCGCCACCGCCGACGCTTACGAGCCCACCCTGCTCGCCGAGGGCAAGGTCATTCCCTGCTTCGCCGAACGCCGCGCCGACATCGAGCGCCAGCTGTTGGCCGAGGCGGCGAGGCAGGGGGCGCGGCTCGGTGCGACCAAGGAAGATTACGCCGACCTGCTCGACGAGGTCGCCGCGCTGGTCGAGCACCCGACGGTCTACGTCGGCCAGTTCGAGGCCGAATTCCTTGCCGTGCCGCAGGAGTGCCTGATCCTGACGATGCGCGCCAACCAGAAGTACTTCCCCCTGTTCGACGATGCCGGGACCCTGCTCAACCGCTTCCTGATCGTTTCCAACATGCGCGTGGCCGATCCCTCGAACATCGTCTCCGGCAATGCGCGCGTCGTGCGCCCGCGCCTGTCCGACGCACGCTTCTTCTTCGAGCAGGACAAGAAGCAGAAGCTCGAGGCGCGCCTGCCGCGCCTGGCGCCGGTGGTCTATCACAACAAGCTCGGCAGTCAGCTCGAGCGCGTCGGCCGCCTCGAGGTCCTGGCCGGCGCGATCGCCGCCCAGCTCCACGGCGACGTCGCCGCGGCGAAGCGCGCCGCGCGCCTGGCGAAGGCCGACCTCGTCACCGACATGGTCGGCGAGTTCCCCGAGCTGCAGGGCATCATGGGGCGCTACTACGCGCTTGCCGATGGCGAAGGGCAGGTGGTGGCGGACGCCATCCAGGGCCACTATCAGCCGCGTTTCGCCGGCGACGCGCTGCCCGCGGGCAACGTCGCCGCCGCGGTGGCGCTGGCCGACAAACTCGATGCCCTGGTCGGCTTCTTCGGCATCGGTCTGCTGCCGACCGGCGACAAGGACCCGTTCGCGCTGCGTCGCGCCGCGCTCGGCGTGCTGCGCATCCTGATCGAGACGCCGCTGCCGCTGGAGCTGCCGAAGCTGATCGAAACCGCCGCCGCCGGCTTCAAGCCCGGGCTGCTCGGTGCCGAAGGCTTCGCCGCCCAGTTGCAGGACTTCATGCTCGAGCGCCTGAAGAACCTGCTCCGGGAGACGGGCCGCGACGGCGCCGTGGTCGATGCCGTGCTCGCGCTCGAGCCTGCGCGCATCGATCTCGTGCCGGCCAAGCTCGCCGCGGTCGAGGCCTTCCGCGCGCTGCCCGAAGCCGAGGCCCTGGCCGCGGCCAACAAGCGCATCGTCAATATCCTGAAAAAGGCCGCGGCCGCCCCGGGCGAACCGGACATCGCCCTGCTCCAGGAAGAGGCCGAGAAGGCGCTGTTCCACCAGCTGGTCGAGGTCGCGCCGCTGGTCGACTCCCACGTCGCCAACGAGGACTACACCGATGCCCTGTGCGTGCTCGCCGGGCTGCGCACGGCGGTGGACCGCTTCTTCGAGGACGTCATGGTGATGGCCGAGGAGCCGCTGACGCGGCACAACCGGCTCGCCCTGCTGGCACGGTTGGCCGGGCTGATGAACCAGGTGGCGGACATCTCGCGCCTGTCGGCCTGA
- the gmhB gene encoding D-glycero-beta-D-manno-heptose 1,7-bisphosphate 7-phosphatase has translation MKLIILDRDGVINFDSEQFIKSPDEWKPIPGSLEAIARLNQWGWRVVVASNQSGVGRGLFGMDTLNAINDKMVKSLAQVGGRLDAIFFCPHPADSTCDCRKPRPGLFMQIAERFNVDLHKVPCVGDSLRDLQAGVAVGCSPYLVLTGKGQLTRENPDLPAGTLIYPDLDAIATELTT, from the coding sequence ATGAAGCTCATCATTCTCGACCGCGACGGAGTCATCAACTTCGATTCCGAGCAGTTCATCAAGTCGCCCGACGAGTGGAAGCCGATTCCCGGCTCGCTCGAAGCGATCGCGCGCCTGAACCAGTGGGGCTGGCGCGTGGTCGTGGCGTCGAACCAGTCCGGGGTCGGCCGCGGCCTCTTCGGCATGGACACGCTGAACGCGATCAACGACAAGATGGTGAAGAGCCTCGCCCAGGTCGGCGGCCGTCTCGATGCGATCTTCTTCTGCCCGCATCCGGCGGATTCCACCTGCGATTGCCGCAAGCCCAGGCCGGGCCTGTTCATGCAGATCGCCGAGCGCTTCAACGTCGACCTGCACAAGGTGCCCTGTGTCGGCGACAGCCTGCGCGACCTGCAGGCCGGCGTGGCGGTCGGGTGCTCGCCCTACCTGGTGCTCACCGGCAAGGGGCAGCTGACCCGCGAAAACCCGGACCTGCCTGCCGGCACCCTGATCTACCCCGATCTCGACGCCATCGCCACCGAGCTCACCACCTGA
- a CDS encoding lysophospholipid acyltransferase family protein gives MHLLRSSLFAVLLAVITVPYAVLAILIFWLPPMTRHRLITSWVPLMMWVIRHVLGIRYRVIGAQNIPPGPAVILSKHQSAWETIALQQIFPPLCYVLKRELLRVPFFGWALGRIPGIAIDRAAGKDALSQVVEQGRKRLHEGLWVAVFPEGTRVAPGVVRRYKPGGAILAKRAGVPVVPVAHNAGEFWRRNAFVKRPGEIIVSIGPLIEVKGVKAEEINRRAEEWIEGEMRRLFGHHYAGAQSKPEAAARVPD, from the coding sequence GTGCATCTGCTTCGCTCCTCCCTGTTCGCGGTCCTGCTTGCCGTCATCACCGTGCCTTACGCAGTGCTTGCGATCCTGATCTTCTGGCTGCCGCCGATGACCCGTCACCGCCTGATCACGTCCTGGGTGCCGCTGATGATGTGGGTGATCCGCCATGTGCTGGGAATCCGCTACCGGGTGATCGGCGCGCAGAACATTCCTCCCGGTCCAGCGGTGATCCTGTCCAAGCACCAGTCGGCGTGGGAGACGATCGCGCTGCAGCAGATCTTTCCGCCGCTGTGCTACGTGCTCAAGCGCGAACTGCTGCGCGTCCCCTTTTTCGGCTGGGCGCTGGGGAGGATTCCGGGGATCGCGATCGACCGTGCGGCCGGCAAGGATGCCTTGTCACAGGTGGTCGAACAGGGTCGAAAACGCCTCCACGAAGGCTTGTGGGTAGCCGTCTTCCCCGAAGGCACACGGGTTGCACCCGGCGTGGTGCGGCGCTACAAGCCGGGAGGCGCGATCCTCGCCAAGCGTGCCGGAGTGCCGGTGGTGCCGGTGGCCCACAATGCCGGCGAGTTCTGGCGGCGCAATGCCTTCGTCAAGCGCCCGGGAGAGATCATCGTCAGCATCGGCCCGCTGATCGAGGTCAAGGGTGTGAAGGCGGAGGAAATCAACCGCCGCGCCGAGGAGTGGATCGAAGGCGAGATGCGGCGCCTGTTCGGCCATCACTATGCGGGGGCGCAGAGCAAGCCGGAAGCGGCGGCTCGGGTGCCGGATTAG
- a CDS encoding phasin family protein, with the protein MSTFITPEQFASTNKAGIETLLTLANAAFASAERLAALNLNTARSILEDGVANTKALLGAKDVQELVSLQAALAQPIVEKAVAYARSVYEITSQSQEEVSKVMESQVAELNKGVASALDNAAKSAPAGSDVAVAAVKSAIAAANSAYDNMSKAAKQVAEIAEANVAAATNATVKAVSSGAKVAAKKVA; encoded by the coding sequence ATGAGCACTTTCATCACCCCCGAGCAGTTCGCCAGCACCAACAAGGCCGGCATCGAAACGCTGCTGACCCTGGCCAATGCCGCCTTCGCCAGCGCCGAGCGCCTCGCCGCCCTGAACCTGAACACGGCCCGCTCGATCCTGGAAGACGGCGTGGCCAACACCAAGGCCCTGCTCGGCGCCAAGGACGTGCAGGAACTGGTGAGCCTGCAGGCTGCGCTGGCCCAGCCGATCGTCGAGAAAGCCGTCGCCTACGCGCGCAGCGTCTATGAGATCACCTCGCAGAGCCAGGAAGAAGTCTCGAAGGTGATGGAAAGCCAGGTCGCCGAGCTGAACAAGGGTGTCGCCAGCGCGCTGGACAACGCCGCCAAGTCCGCTCCCGCCGGCTCCGACGTTGCCGTCGCCGCAGTGAAGTCGGCGATCGCCGCCGCCAACAGCGCCTACGACAACATGAGCAAGGCCGCCAAGCAGGTCGCCGAGATCGCCGAAGCCAACGTGGCCGCCGCGACCAACGCCACCGTCAAGGCCGTCAGCAGCGGCGCCAAGGTTGCGGCCAAGAAAGTGGCCTGA
- a CDS encoding enoyl-CoA hydratase has product MTFELIIAEKRGRVGLITLNRPQAMNALNDQVVNEITAALNDFEGDDNIGAIVITGSDKAFAAGADIGAMAEFSYMDAYKSEYITRNWERVKTCRKPVIAAVAGFALGGGCELAMMCDIIIAADSAKFGQPEVKLGILPGAGGTQRLPRAVGKAKAMDLCLSARLMDATEAERAGLVSRVVPADKLLDEALAAATTIAGFSLPVVMMIKESIGRAFESGLNEGLLFERRVFHAAFALNDQKEGMAAFVEKRKPNFRHD; this is encoded by the coding sequence ATGACGTTCGAACTCATCATCGCCGAGAAGCGGGGCCGGGTCGGCCTCATCACCCTGAACCGGCCCCAGGCCATGAATGCGCTCAACGACCAGGTGGTGAACGAAATCACCGCTGCGCTCAACGACTTCGAGGGCGACGACAACATCGGCGCGATCGTCATCACCGGCTCGGACAAGGCCTTCGCCGCGGGCGCCGACATTGGCGCGATGGCGGAGTTCTCCTACATGGACGCCTACAAGAGCGAGTACATCACGCGCAACTGGGAGCGGGTCAAGACCTGCCGCAAGCCGGTGATCGCCGCGGTGGCCGGCTTCGCCCTGGGCGGCGGCTGCGAGCTGGCGATGATGTGCGACATCATCATCGCCGCCGACAGCGCGAAGTTCGGCCAGCCCGAAGTCAAGCTCGGCATCCTCCCCGGCGCCGGCGGCACCCAGCGCCTGCCGCGTGCGGTCGGGAAGGCCAAGGCGATGGACCTGTGCCTGAGCGCACGCCTGATGGACGCGACCGAGGCCGAGCGCGCCGGCCTGGTGTCGCGGGTGGTCCCTGCCGACAAACTGCTCGACGAGGCCCTCGCCGCCGCCACCACCATCGCCGGCTTCTCCCTGCCGGTGGTCATGATGATCAAGGAGTCGATCGGGCGGGCGTTCGAAAGCGGTCTCAACGAAGGCCTGCTGTTCGAGCGCCGGGTATTCCACGCCGCCTTCGCGCTCAACGACCAGAAAGAAGGGATGGCCGCCTTCGTCGAGAAGCGCAAGCCGAACTTCCGCCACGATTGA
- the lptA gene encoding lipopolysaccharide transport periplasmic protein LptA encodes MKRLLAAALVACAACAAPAFAERSDREQPVNIEADRLTVDDRNKVHVFEGNVVLTQGTLTIRGDKLVVTQDAAGFQNGVATAAGERLASFRQRREGSAEYVEGEAERIEYDSRTEQARLFNRARVRSGGDQVSGHYIEYDAISENYLATNAPQAGSPAAGGRVRAVIQPKSDGQPASAQ; translated from the coding sequence ATGAAACGCCTGCTTGCCGCCGCCCTCGTCGCCTGCGCCGCCTGCGCCGCTCCCGCCTTCGCCGAGCGGAGCGACCGCGAGCAGCCGGTCAACATCGAAGCCGACCGCCTCACCGTCGACGACCGCAACAAGGTCCATGTCTTCGAAGGCAACGTCGTCCTCACCCAGGGCACGCTCACCATCCGCGGCGACAAGCTGGTCGTCACCCAGGACGCCGCCGGCTTCCAGAACGGCGTCGCCACCGCCGCCGGGGAACGTCTCGCCAGTTTCCGCCAACGCCGCGAAGGCAGCGCCGAATACGTCGAAGGCGAAGCCGAGCGCATCGAATACGACAGCCGCACCGAGCAAGCCCGCCTGTTCAACCGCGCCCGGGTCCGCAGCGGCGGCGATCAGGTCAGTGGCCACTACATCGAATACGACGCGATCAGCGAAAACTATCTCGCCACCAACGCGCCGCAGGCGGGAAGTCCGGCCGCCGGCGGGCGGGTGCGCGCCGTGATCCAACCCAAGAGCGACGGCCAGCCTGCGAGCGCGCAGTAA
- the lptC gene encoding LPS export ABC transporter periplasmic protein LptC has protein sequence MIDTWRLYPVLALTLLAGASIWLERATRSEEPASARAQSGPDFIAAQTRVVGFAEDGSLRYELLAERLEHDPRDDVTRLQQPRLHLHSAERETRISALRADVSPGGERVDLAGDVRIRRSGTASEAPLGLDSDTLTVWPDAHRAHTDSPVRLSRGTARATALGLRADNLFGTLELVGEVRSTFPRRQGPPS, from the coding sequence TTGATCGACACCTGGCGCCTCTACCCGGTCCTCGCCCTGACCCTCCTGGCCGGGGCCTCGATCTGGCTCGAGCGGGCCACCCGCTCCGAGGAGCCGGCCAGCGCGCGCGCGCAGAGCGGGCCGGATTTCATCGCCGCACAAACCCGCGTCGTCGGTTTCGCCGAAGACGGCAGCCTGCGCTACGAACTGCTCGCCGAACGCCTGGAGCACGATCCCCGCGACGATGTCACCCGCCTCCAGCAGCCCCGCCTGCACCTGCACAGTGCCGAACGCGAGACCCGGATCAGCGCGCTGCGCGCCGACGTCTCGCCCGGAGGCGAACGCGTCGACCTCGCCGGTGACGTCCGCATCCGCCGTTCCGGCACCGCCTCCGAGGCCCCGCTCGGTCTCGACTCCGACACGCTCACGGTATGGCCCGACGCCCACCGCGCACACACCGATTCCCCGGTGCGGCTGAGCCGCGGCACGGCGCGCGCCACCGCGCTCGGCCTGCGCGCCGACAATCTGTTCGGCACGCTCGAACTGGTCGGTGAAGTGCGCTCCACCTTTCCGCGCCGTCAAGGACCCCCCTCATGA
- a CDS encoding KpsF/GutQ family sugar-phosphate isomerase, whose protein sequence is MDPTPAPADSRAVALARRVLRIEADAVAALAARIGAEFERAVDIILKRNGRVIVTGIGKSGHIARKLAATLASTGTPAYFVHAAEAAHGDLGMITPEDVVIALSNSGSSEEILTIVPLVKRQGARLIAMTGKADSPLAREADAHLEAAVAEEACPLNLAPTASTTAALALGDALAVALLDARGFAAEDFARSHPGGALGRRLLTHVGDVMRPAASVPMVAAEAPLTAALLAMTAGGMGMTAVTGSDGRPQGIFTDGDLRRALEKGCDVRSAQVGAVMTRAPRTIGPAALAAEAAEIMERQRISQLLVVDADGHLVGALTTHDLMLAKVI, encoded by the coding sequence ATGGACCCGACTCCCGCCCCCGCCGACAGCCGTGCGGTCGCGCTCGCCCGCCGCGTGCTGCGCATCGAGGCCGACGCCGTCGCCGCACTGGCCGCGCGCATCGGCGCCGAATTCGAGCGCGCGGTCGACATCATCCTGAAGCGTAACGGCCGGGTCATCGTCACCGGCATCGGCAAATCCGGCCATATCGCGCGCAAGCTCGCTGCCACGTTGGCGAGCACCGGCACTCCGGCGTATTTCGTCCATGCGGCCGAAGCCGCCCACGGCGACCTCGGCATGATCACGCCCGAAGACGTGGTCATCGCCCTGTCGAACTCGGGCAGCAGCGAGGAAATACTCACTATCGTGCCCCTGGTCAAGCGCCAGGGCGCGCGCCTGATCGCCATGACCGGCAAGGCGGACTCCCCCCTCGCACGCGAGGCCGACGCCCACCTCGAGGCCGCGGTCGCCGAGGAGGCCTGCCCGCTCAACCTCGCCCCCACCGCCAGCACCACCGCCGCCCTCGCGCTGGGCGACGCGCTCGCCGTCGCGCTGCTCGACGCGCGCGGCTTCGCCGCCGAAGACTTCGCCCGCTCGCACCCGGGCGGCGCCCTCGGGCGGCGCCTGCTCACCCATGTCGGCGACGTCATGCGCCCGGCGGCCTCGGTACCGATGGTCGCGGCCGAAGCGCCGCTCACCGCGGCACTGCTGGCGATGACCGCCGGCGGCATGGGCATGACCGCGGTCACCGGCAGCGACGGGCGACCGCAGGGCATCTTCACCGACGGCGACCTGCGCCGCGCCCTCGAAAAAGGCTGCGACGTGCGCAGCGCCCAAGTCGGCGCAGTGATGACCCGCGCGCCGCGCACCATCGGCCCGGCCGCGCTCGCCGCCGAAGCGGCCGAAATCATGGAGCGCCAGCGCATCAGCCAGCTGCTGGTGGTCGATGCCGACGGCCACCTGGTCGGCGCCCTGACCACGCACGACCTCATGCTCGCCAAGGTGATCTGA
- a CDS encoding prepilin-type N-terminal cleavage/methylation domain-containing protein: MSPRQAGFTLVEIAVVLLIIGLLLSGVLKGQALLDSARVKNLAQDFASIPALIHAYQDKYRALPGDDGAAARHLCLDGSACAAAGDGNGAIDGSWHAEGGTETFHLWQHLRLAELAGGSTTPTDPGYLPRNAFGGRIGVQRGGDAAALGIPGSLVVCSAGIPGKLVHQLDLGVDDGDPTSGAMRAASGEIAAPTLVSATNPLDEAGSYTVCARL; the protein is encoded by the coding sequence ATGTCCCCTCGCCAGGCCGGATTCACCCTCGTCGAAATCGCCGTCGTGCTGCTCATCATCGGCCTCTTGCTGAGCGGCGTCCTGAAAGGCCAGGCGCTGCTCGACAGCGCCCGGGTGAAGAACCTCGCGCAGGACTTCGCCAGCATTCCCGCACTGATCCACGCCTACCAGGACAAGTACCGCGCGCTGCCCGGCGACGATGGCGCCGCGGCACGCCACCTGTGCCTCGACGGCAGCGCATGCGCGGCAGCGGGCGACGGCAACGGCGCCATCGACGGCAGCTGGCATGCCGAGGGCGGAACCGAAACCTTCCACCTGTGGCAGCACCTGCGCCTGGCCGAGCTCGCCGGCGGCAGCACGACCCCGACCGACCCTGGCTACCTGCCGCGCAATGCCTTCGGTGGCCGGATCGGCGTGCAGCGCGGCGGAGACGCTGCGGCGCTCGGCATTCCCGGCAGCCTGGTGGTGTGCTCGGCGGGGATTCCCGGCAAGCTCGTGCACCAGCTCGACCTCGGCGTCGATGACGGCGACCCCACGAGCGGCGCGATGCGCGCCGCCAGCGGCGAGATCGCCGCCCCGACCCTGGTGTCGGCGACGAACCCGCTCGACGAAGCCGGCAGCTACACCGTCTGCGCCCGCTTGTGA